One segment of Candidatus Acidiferrales bacterium DNA contains the following:
- a CDS encoding deoxynucleoside kinase, protein MPANNQPYIGFEGPIGAGKTTLAQLLALKLGATLILEDVDGNAFLPDFYADRERWALGTQLTFLISRYEQLKTIPPARTRPVISDYTQAKDPIFARALLHDREVELYERLTLGLDVSVPRPDVTVYVDARNDVLLDRIRRRNRPYEATIDGKYLDALRRAYARHHNSTGNLRVLSFDTSELDLRSETQLEGLYKGIITAASTR, encoded by the coding sequence GGATTCGAAGGGCCTATCGGCGCGGGCAAGACAACGCTGGCGCAACTGCTGGCGTTGAAACTTGGCGCGACACTGATTTTGGAAGATGTGGACGGAAATGCATTCCTGCCGGACTTCTATGCGGACCGCGAGCGCTGGGCGCTGGGAACGCAACTGACATTCTTGATTTCGCGGTATGAGCAACTGAAGACGATTCCGCCGGCGCGAACGAGGCCCGTGATTTCAGATTACACGCAGGCGAAGGACCCGATCTTCGCGCGAGCGCTGCTGCACGATCGCGAAGTGGAATTGTATGAGCGGCTAACGCTCGGGCTGGACGTGAGCGTGCCGCGGCCGGACGTGACTGTGTACGTCGACGCGCGGAATGATGTGCTGCTGGACCGCATTCGCCGAAGAAACCGGCCATACGAGGCAACGATCGATGGGAAATATCTGGATGCGCTACGCCGCGCGTATGCGCGCCATCATAACTCCACGGGAAATTTGCGAGTCTTGAGCTTCGACACTTCCGAACTCGATTTGCGCTCCGAAACGCAGCTCGAAGGTTTGTACAAGGGAATCATTACAGCAGCTTCCACGCGATAG